GAAATAACTAACATAATAAAAATAATCATGATTCGAATTAGTATTATCATTGTAGGATTATTGTTGTTGAGCATCGGGAAAATCTTTGCTCAGGACTATAGCGGTATAGCGGTTTATGAAACCAAAATGACTGCCCCGAAAATAACATTTTCCGGAAGCGGAATAACCCCGGAAATTGAAAAAAGCCTGGAAGAAAAGGTTAAAAAGAATTTTGAAAAAACCTATACCCTCTCTTTTGACAAGTCGGCGTCACTATATGAAGAAGAAGAAAGACTGAAATCGCCTTTGAGCAGCAGTGGCGGCAGCGGCATGCAGATCACGGTTGGCGGCAGCGGCAAAAAATATAAAAACATAAAAGAGAAAAGATATGCACTGGCAACGGAAATAATGGGCAAAGAATTCCTGATTAAAGACTCCCTGCCTAAACTGAACTGGAAACTGGAAAATGAAACCCGGAAAATCGGCGATTATACCTGTTATAAGGCAACCCTGGTGCGGAAAGTGGAAAAATCCGGTTTTAAAGACAAGGAAAGTTCCGGGAAAGCAAAAACGACTTCCCTGTTAAAAGACCTCGAAACACCCGATTCGGAAACGATAACAGCCTGGTATGCACCGGAAATACCGATTAGCCAGGGACCGGATGATTACTGGGGATTGCCGGGTTTAATACTGGAAATAAACGAAAAGAAAAGTGTTATTCTCTGCTCTAAAATTGTTTTAAACCCTAAAGAAAAAAAAGAGGTGAAAGAACCTAAAAACGGTAAGGTGGTAACCCAGAAAGAATATGACGCAATATTGGAGAAAAAAATGGAAGAACAGCTGGAATCGTTCCAAAACAGTAAAGGAAAAACGATCATCAGAGTAGGAGGATAAGGCGGGAAAAATATTAATTGCCTGATAATAGCGAATTAAAGTAACAAAAGGAATTTTTTTTCGTCTAAGAGATTGAACCTTATGCGGTTTTTAAAGTCTTATCAGCACGATATCAGAAAAGCGAAAATAAAAATGAGAAAATATTTACATTTAATTGTTTGTTTATTGTCTATTGCCGGTTATGCCCAAAACGTAAAATTTGAAGGCACGATAAAAGATTCCACAGGCGTACCGCTGGAAATGGCGAATATTATGGCGATCAATCAGGAAACCAAAGCCATGGATTCCTATGCGATTACCAATGATGCCGGAAGATTCCAACTGGTGTTAAAAGCCAATACCAGTTATACCATAAAAGCCAGTTATATCGGATTCAATGCTTTTGAAGAAACGGTAAAAACGGGTACAACCGCCATCAGCCGGGCTATTGCGCTGCGGGAAGGTATCGATTTACAGGGCGTGCAGATTGTAAAAGAAATGCCGGTAACGATAAAAGGCGATACGATTGTTTACAATGCCGATTCGTTTAAAAACGGAACAGAACGAAAACTGGAAGATGTGCTGAAAAAATTACCCGGCGTTGAGGTTAATGCCGATGGTGAAATTGAAGTAGAAGGCAAAAAAGTACAGAAGGTCATGGTGGAAGGTAAAGATTTTTTTGACGGTGATACTAAGATTGCGACAAAAAACATTCCTGCCGATGCGCTGGATAAAATCCAGGTATTGCGAAACTATAACGAAGTATCCAACCTGAAAGGATTGGAAAATAATGAAGAAAATGTAGCCTTGAATATCAAGCTGAAAGAAGGGAAGAAAAACTTCTGGTTTGGGGAAATGATGGCGGGAATCGGAGCAGGGCATAAGGAAGACCGGCATATCCTGAATCCGAAACTGTTTTATTACAACCCGAAATACAGCGTGAACGTTATCGGGAACCTGAACAATATCGGGGAACTGCCGCTCACGATGCAGGATTATTTTAAATTCTCGGGCGGGTTCAAGAACATGATGCGAAAAGGAGGAACCAATTTTAACGTGTCTTCGAACGATTTGGGAATATTGGGACTGCGCAACAACAGAGCCAAAGAAATAGACGTTAAATTCGGTGCGGCAAACTTTAGCTATAATCCTTCCAAAGCCTGGACGATTAGCGGCTTTAGTATTTTTTCTGCCAATAAAACCGATCTGGAAACCAATTCGAGAACAGTCAGAACCGATAAACTGCCAGACGGAACATCGGCTACCGTTACCGAAGAGCGCCAGGAACTGACCCGGCAGAAAACCAACCTCGGCATGCTGAAACTGAGCTCAAGCTATGTGCCTTCCGATAAAGTACATTTTGACTATGACGGCTTCTTTAAAATTTCCGATCAGAAAGAATCGAACAGCGTTTTTTCGAGTTTGCTGGATGACATCTATACCAATAAAAAACAAAAACCGTTTTCCATTAATCAGAACCTGAATTACTATTATACGCTGAACAATAAAAACGTATTTGCCTTTGAATTGCAGCATTTGTACCAGGAAGAAGACCCGTTTTATAACGCCAACCTGAAACTACAGCCGTTCCAGTTATCCGGTTACCTTCCGGGACAAAACCGGAATGATGTAACACAGAACCGCTTTGTGAAAACCAATAAAGCAGATGCCAAGTTTGATTACTACTATATGCTGACGCCGAAAAGCAATATTAATGTAACGGTGGGCAATACCTATTCGCATCAGAACTTTAATTCGAATATTTTCCAGATTCTGGACAACGGGAATACCAATAATTTAACCGATCCGCAGAATAATAATGAGGTGAATTACACCTTTAATGATGTGTTTGTAGGATTGCATTATAAGTTCATTACCGGGAAATTTACCTTTAATCCGGGATTCAGCCTGCACAGTTATACGATGAATAACCAACAGCTGAACAGTGAGTTTAAAAATGATTTCGTTAGAGTGTTGCCCGATTTTTATGCCTTGTATCAAATTAAAAAGTCGGAAACCCTAACCTATAATTTCTCATTGGCCAATAACTTTACCGACATTAGTAAAGTAGCCGAAGGATATGTTTTTTCCAATTACAACAGCTTGTTCAGCGGTAACAAAATGCTGGAAAACTCGCTGTCGCAAGTGCATTCCCTGCGTTACTTCAAATACAATATGTTCAATTTCGAAAACATCTTTGCGAACATTACTTATACCCGTCAAACGGATGCCGTAAAATCCAAAGCCTTTTTTGACGGTGTGAACCAGGTATCGTCTTCGGTAAACATGAATTCTGCTTTTGCAGATGAGAGCTTTTCTGCCAGTGCCAATTATGGAAGATCGTTCTGGAGATACTACAAAGCTTCGGTGGGCGGAAACTTTAACTGGAGTAAGAATAACAACATCAGGGTGTTCCAGGGCGGTGTGGAAGAAACCCAGACAACCGATTCGTATACGCAGAATTACAACGTGAAACTGGCAACAAACTTTAAAAGAATCCCGAATATCGAACTAGGATATGGCTTTACTAAAAATGATTTTTTCAGTGATACCTTCTTTGTCGACAGCCCTTCGGTAACGCTGGAATATTATTTCCTGGATGCCTTTTCATTTACTTCCGATTATACTTTTTACCACAACAGGAACAAGGATAATACAATTAACAACGAATATGATTTCCTGAATGCCAGTCTGATCTACCAGAAGAAAGACAGCAAATGGGAATACAAACTGTCGGCAACCAATTTGCTGAATACCACTTCCCTGAACGACAGCAGTTTCAGTCAGTTGGGAGGTTCCAGCAGTTTTTCACAATATATCATACAGCCGAGGTATATTATTTTAAGCCTGAAATATAACTTATAGCAACCCATAAAAAAAGCCTGCATCGAGCAGGCTTTTTTATTTTATAAAAACGTTGGTTACAAACCGAAAGCTTCTTTTATAGTCGCTACGTAATCCAGTTTTTCCCATGTGAACAATTCAACGGTAACTGTTTTCTCTTTTCCGCCCGGAGCGATAAAAGTTTTGGTAACGGTTTCTGGAGTTCTTCCCATGTGTCCGTATGCAGCAGTTTCACTGTAAATAGGGTTTCTTAATTTTAAACGTTGCTCGATAAAATAAGGACGCATATCAAAAATAGCTTCCACTTTTTTAGCGATCTCACCATCGGTTAAGTTTACTTTCGAAGTACCGTAAGTATTGATGTAAATACCCATTGGTTTAGCAACACCAATTGCATAGGATACCTGAACTAAAATCTCATCGGCTACACCGGCAGCCACAAGGTTTTTAGCGATATGACGGGTTGCATAAGCCGCACTACGGTCTACTTTACTCGGATCTTTTCCGGAGAAAGCACCACCACCGTGAGCTCCTTTACCACCATAAGTATCTACGATAATCTTTCTTCCGGTTAATCCGGTATCTCCGTGAGGACCACCAATAACGAATTTTCCGGTTGGATTGATATGATACTGGATCTTATCGTTGAATAAATGAGCATATTGAGGGTTCTGTGCGATAATACGGGGAATTAAAATCTCAATAATATCTTTTTTGATTTTTGCCAACATTGTTTCCTCATCAGCAAAATCATCATGTTGTGTAGAAATTACAATAGCATCGATACGAACCGGTTTGTTATTGTTGTCATATTCTAACGTTACCTGCGATTTTGCATCCGGACGTAAATAGGTGATTTCGTTATTCTCACGACGTAAGGCCGATAATTCCTGAAGTAATTTGTGAGAAAGGTTTAATGCTAATGGCATAAAATCTGCCGTTTCATTTGTAGCATAACCAAACATCATTCCCTGGTCGCCTGCACCTTGCTCTTCTTTGCTGGAACGGTCAACACCCTGGTTAATATCCTGAGATTGCTCGTGAATAGCAGAAAGTACACCACAAGAGTTGGCCTCAAACATGTACTCGCTTTTGGTATAACCGATTTTTTTGATCACTTCACGGGCAATTTGCTGCACATCAAGATAAATCTTCGACTTTACCTCACCGGCAAGAATAACCTGCCCGGTTGTTACTAACGTTTCACAAGCTACTTTCGATTCCGGATCGAAAGCTAAAAAATTATCAATTAAAGCATCAGAAATTTGATCGGCAACCTTATCTGGATGTCCCTCACTAACGGATTCTGACGTAAATAAATAAGCCATAAAATTAGATTTTTAATAATTAAGCGAGGAAAAAATATTGCAGGTAATGCCTAAAGAAGTATGTACTGCTTTAGCATTTTTTAGTACCAAAAACGAAATCTGGTAATAGAGGTTGCAATCAGTTCAAATTTTTCCTCTGAAATTTGTTGCAAATGTATGAAAGAGTTTTTTAAACTAAATAAAAAATAACAAAAAAAAATAACAAGAAGAGCAGTAGTTGTGAAAAAGGTAAGTTTAACAATTGCGAATTGTTCTTTAATGTATTTAAATTATTACATTGCCGTCACAATAACTCTTAAAAAATAATAAACATGAAGAAAACTTTACTTTCTCTTTTATTTTGTGTTCCTTTTTTAGGCCAGGCACAAAATCTTTACAATTACGGATTCAACGGTACAACGGCCGACATGACGACTGCAGGTTGGGTAAGAACAAATCAAAGTACATCTGCTTCTACCACACTTTGGACAGTTGGTTCTTATACTCCGGTTGTAGTTAATACCCTGGGAGTACCACCGGTACAGGCTACTCCGTTTCAGAATCAGGCGTATACAAACGGTCAGACCTGTCCGATACCAAACGGACAGGATGGAACACCAAACACATTTGCATTGGTTAACTTTACCAGTACATCAAGTTCTGCTACTTCGGGAGCAACAATCAGTAACTGGTTAATTTCGCCTGTTGTTACTGTACAAAACGGGGATATTATTACCTTCTACTCAAGATTAGGGAAATACTCCGCTACCGGTGCAGCATCTTTTGCAGATAATTTACAATTGCGAATGAGTACTAATGGTGCTGCAACTGTGAATCCTGCAGGAGGACCAACAAATCTTGGTGATTTTACAAACCTGTTGGTAGAAATCAACCCGGCGTTAAACCTAACGTCTTACCCGACAACGTGGACGCAGTTTTCATATACCGTTACAGGATTATCAGGACCAACTGCAGTTAAATTAGGTTTCCGTTATTTTGTAACAAATGCAGGACCTAACGGTTCTAACTCGGATATTATCGGAATCGATACATTCTCTGTAGACAGACCATTAGGAACAAGCGATTTCTTTGCTAAAAACTTTACCGTTTTCCCTAACCCGGCAAACGATGTATTGAATATCACGGCTAAAAACAATACCGAGATCAAAGGAATTCAGATCACGGACTTGAACGGAAGAGTGGTGAAAAAAATGAATCAGCAAACACAAGCAGAAGTACAGATCAATGTAGCGGATCTGACTGCCGGAGCATATTTTATTTCGGTAGAAACGAATGATGGAAACGCAACATCTAAGTTCTTAAAGAACTAAAAAAATAACGTTTTAGAATATTAAA
This region of Flavobacterium inviolabile genomic DNA includes:
- a CDS encoding GLPGLI family protein, which codes for MIRISIIIVGLLLLSIGKIFAQDYSGIAVYETKMTAPKITFSGSGITPEIEKSLEEKVKKNFEKTYTLSFDKSASLYEEEERLKSPLSSSGGSGMQITVGGSGKKYKNIKEKRYALATEIMGKEFLIKDSLPKLNWKLENETRKIGDYTCYKATLVRKVEKSGFKDKESSGKAKTTSLLKDLETPDSETITAWYAPEIPISQGPDDYWGLPGLILEINEKKSVILCSKIVLNPKEKKEVKEPKNGKVVTQKEYDAILEKKMEEQLESFQNSKGKTIIRVGG
- a CDS encoding T9SS-dependent choice-of-anchor J family protein, with protein sequence MKKTLLSLLFCVPFLGQAQNLYNYGFNGTTADMTTAGWVRTNQSTSASTTLWTVGSYTPVVVNTLGVPPVQATPFQNQAYTNGQTCPIPNGQDGTPNTFALVNFTSTSSSATSGATISNWLISPVVTVQNGDIITFYSRLGKYSATGAASFADNLQLRMSTNGAATVNPAGGPTNLGDFTNLLVEINPALNLTSYPTTWTQFSYTVTGLSGPTAVKLGFRYFVTNAGPNGSNSDIIGIDTFSVDRPLGTSDFFAKNFTVFPNPANDVLNITAKNNTEIKGIQITDLNGRVVKKMNQQTQAEVQINVADLTAGAYFISVETNDGNATSKFLKN
- the metK gene encoding methionine adenosyltransferase; the protein is MAYLFTSESVSEGHPDKVADQISDALIDNFLAFDPESKVACETLVTTGQVILAGEVKSKIYLDVQQIAREVIKKIGYTKSEYMFEANSCGVLSAIHEQSQDINQGVDRSSKEEQGAGDQGMMFGYATNETADFMPLALNLSHKLLQELSALRRENNEITYLRPDAKSQVTLEYDNNNKPVRIDAIVISTQHDDFADEETMLAKIKKDIIEILIPRIIAQNPQYAHLFNDKIQYHINPTGKFVIGGPHGDTGLTGRKIIVDTYGGKGAHGGGAFSGKDPSKVDRSAAYATRHIAKNLVAAGVADEILVQVSYAIGVAKPMGIYINTYGTSKVNLTDGEIAKKVEAIFDMRPYFIEQRLKLRNPIYSETAAYGHMGRTPETVTKTFIAPGGKEKTVTVELFTWEKLDYVATIKEAFGL
- a CDS encoding TonB-dependent receptor, giving the protein MRKYLHLIVCLLSIAGYAQNVKFEGTIKDSTGVPLEMANIMAINQETKAMDSYAITNDAGRFQLVLKANTSYTIKASYIGFNAFEETVKTGTTAISRAIALREGIDLQGVQIVKEMPVTIKGDTIVYNADSFKNGTERKLEDVLKKLPGVEVNADGEIEVEGKKVQKVMVEGKDFFDGDTKIATKNIPADALDKIQVLRNYNEVSNLKGLENNEENVALNIKLKEGKKNFWFGEMMAGIGAGHKEDRHILNPKLFYYNPKYSVNVIGNLNNIGELPLTMQDYFKFSGGFKNMMRKGGTNFNVSSNDLGILGLRNNRAKEIDVKFGAANFSYNPSKAWTISGFSIFSANKTDLETNSRTVRTDKLPDGTSATVTEERQELTRQKTNLGMLKLSSSYVPSDKVHFDYDGFFKISDQKESNSVFSSLLDDIYTNKKQKPFSINQNLNYYYTLNNKNVFAFELQHLYQEEDPFYNANLKLQPFQLSGYLPGQNRNDVTQNRFVKTNKADAKFDYYYMLTPKSNINVTVGNTYSHQNFNSNIFQILDNGNTNNLTDPQNNNEVNYTFNDVFVGLHYKFITGKFTFNPGFSLHSYTMNNQQLNSEFKNDFVRVLPDFYALYQIKKSETLTYNFSLANNFTDISKVAEGYVFSNYNSLFSGNKMLENSLSQVHSLRYFKYNMFNFENIFANITYTRQTDAVKSKAFFDGVNQVSSSVNMNSAFADESFSASANYGRSFWRYYKASVGGNFNWSKNNNIRVFQGGVEETQTTDSYTQNYNVKLATNFKRIPNIELGYGFTKNDFFSDTFFVDSPSVTLEYYFLDAFSFTSDYTFYHNRNKDNTINNEYDFLNASLIYQKKDSKWEYKLSATNLLNTTSLNDSSFSQLGGSSSFSQYIIQPRYIILSLKYNL